A window of Metabacillus sp. B2-18 contains these coding sequences:
- a CDS encoding ThuA domain-containing protein: MKRIVALLGDYYHPKEWSISALNKALTLLNKEENIECKIIQTSKIQEELSKKPDAVILFKEDRLNPADENVETWMTEDIAEAIAQYVKQGGGWLAWHSGLASYSIESSYTKMLRGHFEFHPVEHAHVKYTSLEGKDLFGPVSFEILDEHYFVKVDEEHTNVFLKSESVDGNSIGGWSHHYGEGRVCCLTPAHNEEGLVHEDFIRILASTIEWVSGT; this comes from the coding sequence ATGAAAAGAATTGTTGCTCTTTTAGGTGATTACTATCACCCAAAGGAATGGAGTATCTCTGCCTTAAATAAGGCGTTAACATTACTAAATAAAGAAGAAAATATTGAATGTAAGATCATTCAAACGAGTAAGATACAAGAAGAATTATCAAAAAAACCTGACGCGGTGATTTTATTTAAGGAAGACCGACTCAATCCAGCCGACGAAAACGTTGAAACATGGATGACAGAAGATATAGCAGAAGCCATTGCTCAATATGTTAAACAGGGAGGCGGATGGTTAGCTTGGCATTCAGGACTTGCCTCTTATTCAATTGAAAGTAGCTATACGAAAATGTTAAGAGGACACTTTGAATTCCATCCTGTTGAACATGCTCATGTAAAATATACTAGTTTAGAAGGAAAAGATTTGTTTGGTCCTGTTTCATTTGAAATTCTAGATGAACACTATTTTGTAAAAGTTGATGAAGAGCATACGAATGTCTTTTTAAAATCAGAATCAGTAGACGGCAACTCAATTGGAGGCTGGTCTCATCATTATGGTGAAGGTCGAGTATGCTGTCTTACACCTGCTCATAACGAAGAAGGGCTGGTACATGAAGACTTTATTAGAATTCTTGCAAGTACGATTGAATGGGTAAGTGGGACGTAG
- a CDS encoding helix-turn-helix domain-containing protein, with protein MAIIINVDVMLAKRKMSVTELSERVGITMANLSILKNGKAKAIRLSTLDAICKALDCQPGDILEYRGDEDLE; from the coding sequence ATGGCAATTATTATCAATGTTGATGTGATGTTGGCTAAAAGGAAAATGAGTGTAACAGAGCTTTCGGAGCGGGTTGGTATTACAATGGCGAACCTATCGATCTTGAAAAATGGAAAGGCAAAAGCCATTCGCTTATCAACTTTAGATGCAATTTGTAAGGCATTAGATTGTCAGCCTGGAGATATTTTAGAGTACAGAGGTGATGAAGATCTCGAATAA
- a CDS encoding DNA alkylation repair protein has product MDLETVLQELEALGTERTKKTYIGNGAKEPLFGVPTGKMKPLAKKIKKNQPLAKQLYATGNYDAMYFAGVIADPMTMTADDFERWIKDAYFYMLSDYVVAVTLAETDLAQEVADKWIASGEELRMSAGWSCYCWLLGNRPDSEFSSDKIVNMLHQVEKTIHDSPTRTKSSMSNFIYTVGISYLPLHEKAVETAKSVGSVEIKRDNKKSSVVNAFDTIQKEIDKGRIGFKRKYVRC; this is encoded by the coding sequence ATGGATTTAGAAACGGTTTTGCAGGAGCTAGAAGCGCTCGGAACGGAACGAACTAAAAAAACTTACATAGGTAATGGGGCGAAAGAACCTCTTTTTGGTGTGCCTACAGGTAAAATGAAACCGCTCGCTAAAAAAATAAAGAAAAATCAGCCTTTAGCGAAGCAGTTATATGCTACAGGGAACTATGATGCCATGTATTTTGCAGGTGTTATTGCCGATCCCATGACAATGACTGCGGATGATTTTGAACGATGGATAAAAGACGCCTATTTTTATATGCTATCTGATTATGTGGTTGCCGTTACACTAGCTGAAACGGATCTTGCCCAAGAAGTTGCTGATAAATGGATTGCAAGCGGGGAAGAACTTAGAATGTCAGCAGGCTGGAGCTGTTACTGCTGGCTCTTAGGAAATCGTCCTGACTCTGAATTTAGCTCAGATAAGATTGTAAATATGCTTCATCAAGTGGAAAAAACAATCCATGATTCTCCTACTCGTACGAAGTCTTCCATGAGTAATTTTATTTACACTGTCGGGATTTCTTATTTGCCGCTACATGAAAAAGCAGTTGAAACCGCAAAGTCTGTTGGATCAGTTGAAATAAAGCGCGACAATAAAAAAAGCAGTGTTGTGAATGCATTTGATACTATTCAAAAGGAAATTGATAAAGGAAGAATAGGGTTTAAACGAAAATATGTAAGGTGTTAG
- a CDS encoding ZIP family metal transporter — MSLLPIVVSSICTSIGALPVLFIKNLSHKGKDVTLAFTAGIMVAASSYGLIPSAIKLSDITTLVIGILIGTFVLTLIESVIPHTDLDHSKHPVGQAHVLLFMIAMSIHNFPEGLSVGISNVSSNLEVGSLVAFAIGLQNIPEGFLVTLFLVTQGINRLKAILFSAVTGLIELFAGMFGYLFGEFFQPVVPYGLAFAAGSMLFVVYKELIPESHGDGNERASTITFILGFITMICLTEFFR; from the coding sequence ATGTCCCTTTTGCCTATCGTTGTTTCTTCCATTTGTACAAGCATTGGAGCTCTCCCAGTTTTGTTTATTAAAAACCTTTCACACAAAGGAAAAGATGTGACATTAGCTTTTACGGCTGGGATCATGGTTGCCGCTTCATCATATGGGTTAATTCCATCTGCTATAAAGCTCTCAGATATTACGACTTTAGTGATTGGTATCTTAATAGGTACCTTTGTTCTTACTTTAATAGAAAGTGTAATTCCACACACTGATTTAGATCACTCTAAACATCCCGTAGGACAAGCTCATGTGTTATTATTTATGATCGCTATGTCGATTCATAATTTTCCTGAAGGGCTATCTGTTGGAATATCTAATGTAAGTAGTAATCTTGAGGTAGGATCTTTAGTTGCCTTTGCAATAGGATTACAAAACATTCCTGAAGGTTTTTTAGTGACTTTATTCTTGGTTACACAGGGAATAAATCGGCTGAAGGCTATTTTGTTTTCTGCTGTGACCGGATTAATAGAGTTATTTGCGGGGATGTTCGGCTATTTATTTGGTGAATTCTTTCAACCTGTTGTCCCATATGGATTAGCGTTTGCAGCAGGTTCTATGCTATTTGTAGTTTACAAGGAATTAATTCCGGAAAGTCATGGAGATGGTAATGAAAGAGCGTCAACTATTACCTTTATTCTTGGATTTATTACGATGATTTGTTTGACTGAATTTTTCAGGTAG
- a CDS encoding DUF817 domain-containing protein produces MRALKQLVRFGWKQALSCLFPIVIFASLAITQVIPLPFIPRYDWLLIICLLMQWWMVRSGLETKDELKVITVFHLIGLALELFKVHMGSWSYPEEGYSKILGVPLYSGFMYASVASYLCQAWRRLNVELVKWPPLKMVVPLAAAIYLNFFTHHFWIDLRWWLSGLVIIVFWQSWVFYEINGTRYRMPIALSFVLIGFFIWIAENIATFFGAWEYPNQTEAWSLVHLGKVSSWLLLVIVSFLIVATLKQVKGKNLTKHDSRQSSSFN; encoded by the coding sequence ATGAGAGCACTAAAACAGCTTGTTCGTTTTGGTTGGAAGCAGGCATTATCTTGCTTGTTTCCTATCGTTATTTTTGCCTCTTTGGCTATTACACAAGTTATTCCACTCCCTTTTATTCCACGTTATGATTGGCTGCTTATTATTTGTCTTTTGATGCAGTGGTGGATGGTACGTTCTGGACTGGAAACAAAGGATGAACTAAAGGTAATTACAGTGTTCCACCTTATCGGACTAGCACTTGAACTTTTTAAAGTACATATGGGTTCCTGGTCTTATCCTGAGGAAGGGTATTCAAAAATCCTTGGAGTGCCATTGTATAGTGGATTCATGTACGCAAGTGTAGCGAGTTATCTTTGTCAGGCATGGAGGAGACTTAATGTTGAACTCGTGAAGTGGCCACCGTTAAAGATGGTTGTACCACTTGCGGCTGCCATTTATTTGAATTTCTTCACTCACCACTTTTGGATTGATCTCCGATGGTGGTTATCGGGACTTGTTATTATTGTCTTTTGGCAATCATGGGTTTTTTATGAGATAAATGGAACTCGTTATCGCATGCCAATCGCACTATCATTTGTTCTCATTGGATTTTTTATATGGATAGCAGAAAATATCGCAACCTTCTTTGGCGCTTGGGAATATCCAAACCAAACGGAAGCGTGGAGTCTCGTTCATTTAGGAAAGGTAAGTTCATGGCTGTTATTAGTGATTGTTAGTTTTCTTATCGTAGCAACGTTAAAGCAGGTGAAGGGGAAGAATTTGACTAAGCATGATTCCCGTCAATCTTCTAGCTTTAATTAA
- a CDS encoding staygreen family protein gives MPSFNPEKLFVDVIPPATSFKPIDGRKYTLTHSDLTGELFLDVGYIFNEKIINPKMRDEVLAEWRISKQNQLNLIGKAYVDGGEFSKEIAEVRFNIFKKEMNTALKGIIYGDLSFFVNYPTLLDAPIFIYFESNYPEYRQILYYGNPRIYLNKIQSIKHDHRLNFQF, from the coding sequence ATGCCTTCTTTTAACCCAGAAAAGCTATTCGTTGATGTAATCCCTCCTGCTACTTCTTTTAAGCCAATCGATGGAAGAAAATATACACTTACTCACTCTGACCTTACTGGTGAATTATTTTTGGATGTTGGTTATATTTTCAACGAAAAGATAATTAACCCGAAGATGCGGGATGAAGTTTTAGCAGAATGGAGAATATCAAAGCAAAACCAACTAAACTTAATAGGAAAAGCTTATGTAGATGGCGGAGAATTCAGTAAAGAAATAGCAGAAGTTCGATTTAACATCTTCAAGAAAGAAATGAATACAGCTTTAAAAGGAATCATTTATGGTGATCTTTCCTTTTTTGTAAACTATCCTACCTTACTTGATGCACCAATATTTATTTACTTTGAATCAAATTACCCGGAATATCGGCAGATTCTTTATTACGGGAATCCCAGAATCTATTTAAATAAAATCCAATCAATTAAACACGATCATAGGTTAAACTTTCAATTTTAA
- a CDS encoding DUF2975 domain-containing protein: protein MKLMSTLFLKIAVILLGLPVLAICIFLVPELGDVSAELLPDIAFIKYLVSTIFYASALPYFFALFQAFKLLQYIDKNEAFSGLSVKALRKIKYCAITISGLHVLVLPLFYLFAEIDDAPGVIFVGLIVPFASMVIAVFAAVLQKLLKEAIDIKSENDLTV from the coding sequence ATGAAACTAATGTCAACACTTTTTCTGAAAATTGCAGTTATTTTATTGGGATTACCGGTACTTGCTATATGCATTTTTTTGGTGCCTGAGTTAGGGGATGTTTCGGCAGAACTACTGCCTGATATTGCTTTTATTAAATATCTCGTTTCCACCATTTTTTACGCATCTGCATTACCTTATTTCTTTGCGTTGTTTCAGGCTTTTAAACTTTTACAATATATTGATAAAAATGAAGCTTTTTCTGGTTTGTCTGTAAAAGCCCTAAGAAAAATCAAATATTGTGCCATTACGATCAGTGGGTTGCATGTGCTAGTGTTACCGCTTTTCTATCTTTTTGCGGAAATAGATGATGCCCCAGGTGTTATCTTTGTTGGATTAATTGTTCCGTTTGCTTCGATGGTCATCGCAGTCTTTGCGGCTGTTCTTCAAAAACTGTTAAAAGAAGCGATTGATATAAAATCAGAAAATGACTTAACGGTTTGA
- a CDS encoding YnfA family protein, translating to MISAILLFILAGIAEIGGGYLIWLWLREGKPFYWGLGGGLALALYGVIATFQSFPSFGRVYAAYGGVFIFLSVLWGWGIDKKTPDVYDWVGAGICLIGVSVMLLAPRH from the coding sequence ATGATTAGTGCAATATTGCTGTTTATCCTAGCAGGAATTGCTGAAATTGGTGGAGGGTATTTAATCTGGTTGTGGTTAAGAGAGGGTAAGCCCTTTTACTGGGGATTAGGTGGAGGACTAGCTCTGGCTTTATACGGTGTTATTGCAACCTTTCAATCCTTCCCATCATTCGGAAGAGTGTATGCAGCATATGGAGGTGTGTTTATTTTTCTATCTGTCCTATGGGGGTGGGGAATTGATAAAAAAACACCAGATGTCTATGATTGGGTTGGTGCGGGGATATGTTTAATAGGAGTTTCCGTGATGTTACTTGCACCACGTCATTAA
- a CDS encoding GNAT family N-acetyltransferase — translation MDTLEFICDYKDKDDLRHSFNELANSIFGITFESWYANGFWTEKYIPFSYTDGNKVIANVSVNLMNILINGETKRGIQIGTVMTHPDYRNKGLSKKLMNKVLEKYEYSYDIMYLFANHSVLDFYPKFGFKRIEETQFISNIVDSHRTDVNATGLTKLNGNTFKDLQFIYQFAKNRLPISNEFAAMNTEELLLFYCLNAFPNDIYYLEEEQVIVIFKIVEEENELHIYDVISQKVVDLLKIVKCISLKSTENVYYHFTVDGLHTNTKTFNGSEVLYIRCEKEINLPKELKHPLTSQA, via the coding sequence ATGGATACTTTAGAATTTATTTGTGATTACAAGGATAAAGATGACTTGAGACACAGCTTCAATGAATTAGCAAACAGCATTTTCGGTATTACTTTTGAAAGTTGGTATGCAAATGGGTTTTGGACAGAAAAGTATATTCCATTTTCATATACTGATGGAAATAAGGTGATTGCTAATGTTTCAGTTAATCTCATGAACATTCTAATAAATGGAGAAACAAAGCGAGGCATTCAGATAGGGACGGTTATGACTCATCCTGATTATCGCAATAAAGGACTTTCGAAAAAATTAATGAACAAGGTATTGGAAAAATATGAATATTCATATGATATCATGTATTTATTTGCAAATCATTCAGTATTGGACTTTTATCCGAAATTTGGGTTTAAAAGAATAGAGGAAACACAATTTATCTCTAACATCGTTGATTCACATCGTACTGATGTTAATGCTACTGGATTAACAAAGTTAAATGGAAATACTTTTAAAGACCTCCAATTTATCTATCAATTTGCTAAAAATCGATTGCCTATTTCAAATGAATTTGCAGCAATGAACACGGAAGAACTGCTATTATTCTACTGCCTAAATGCATTTCCAAATGATATTTATTATTTAGAAGAAGAACAGGTAATAGTTATTTTTAAAATAGTAGAAGAAGAAAATGAACTGCATATTTATGATGTGATTAGCCAAAAGGTAGTTGACCTATTAAAAATCGTAAAATGTATCTCACTGAAATCTACAGAGAACGTTTACTACCATTTCACTGTTGATGGTTTACATACAAATACAAAGACATTTAACGGAAGTGAAGTCTTATATATTCGTTGCGAAAAAGAAATAAATCTCCCTAAAGAACTAAAGCACCCTTTAACTTCACAAGCATAA
- a CDS encoding MarR family winged helix-turn-helix transcriptional regulator, giving the protein MEREMFVREAFEFLSKVNSKMVMEFNSLFNHEITQKQLLILQTVRNGENITINEISQQTGLSLSSVSQLIGRLEKENYLKREVNINNRREVFVTLDSEADLLFENYNRVDSYLIEKYYSEFSLEEVKQFRDLVKKLYNVMEQKGEGK; this is encoded by the coding sequence ATGGAACGTGAAATGTTTGTAAGAGAAGCATTTGAATTTCTCTCTAAGGTGAATTCAAAAATGGTCATGGAATTTAACTCCTTATTTAATCATGAAATTACACAAAAACAGCTATTAATTTTACAAACAGTTCGAAATGGTGAAAACATAACTATTAATGAAATCAGTCAACAAACCGGATTATCATTAAGTTCAGTTAGTCAACTTATTGGGAGACTTGAAAAAGAAAACTATTTAAAGAGGGAAGTAAATATCAACAATAGGAGAGAGGTTTTTGTAACTCTTGATAGTGAAGCGGATCTTTTATTTGAAAACTATAATAGAGTAGACAGCTATCTTATTGAGAAATATTATTCAGAATTTTCCCTAGAGGAAGTAAAGCAATTTAGGGATCTTGTAAAAAAACTTTACAATGTTATGGAGCAAAAAGGGGAAGGAAAATAG